The following coding sequences are from one Achromobacter sp. B7 window:
- a CDS encoding ABC transporter ATP-binding protein: MALSPANAVAPGDVLLEVDNLRTYFDTVSGTVRSVDGVSYQVRAGRTLGVVGESGCGKSVTALSILRLVPTPPGRFAGGQIRYRGTDLLSLTEKQMRQIRGNRISMIFQEPMTSLNPVLTVGRQIAETVMVHQKLNRRDAYRRAEEMLRLVQIAEPERRVHEYPYQLSGGMRQRVMIALALACNPEVLIADEPTTALDVTIQAQIVDLLRNLQKTLGMGIVLITHDLGVVAECCDRVAVMYAGRKVEEAPVTELFDRPLHPYTRALMGSMPSMNASTQRLAEIPGMVPAPSELGNGCRFAPRCTYATPRCHVEAPELSTHGVDHVVACHEVARVAAQPGLLAATSVAPGATLTGVQA; encoded by the coding sequence ATGGCCCTATCCCCCGCCAACGCCGTTGCCCCTGGCGACGTGCTGCTTGAAGTCGACAACCTGCGCACCTACTTCGACACCGTCTCGGGCACCGTCCGGTCGGTCGATGGCGTGTCGTATCAGGTGCGCGCCGGGCGCACGCTGGGCGTGGTCGGTGAATCCGGCTGCGGCAAGAGCGTGACGGCGCTGTCTATCCTGCGCCTGGTGCCGACGCCACCCGGGCGCTTTGCCGGCGGCCAGATCCGCTATCGCGGCACCGACCTGCTCAGCCTCACGGAAAAGCAGATGCGCCAGATCCGCGGCAACCGGATTTCGATGATTTTTCAAGAACCGATGACGTCGCTGAACCCGGTGCTGACCGTGGGCCGGCAGATTGCCGAGACGGTCATGGTGCATCAGAAGCTGAACCGCCGCGACGCGTACCGCCGTGCCGAAGAGATGTTGCGCCTGGTGCAGATTGCCGAGCCCGAACGCCGCGTGCACGAGTACCCGTATCAACTATCCGGCGGCATGCGTCAGCGCGTGATGATCGCGCTGGCGCTGGCCTGCAACCCCGAAGTGCTGATTGCCGACGAGCCCACCACCGCGCTGGATGTGACGATCCAGGCGCAGATTGTGGACCTGTTGCGCAACCTGCAAAAGACGCTGGGCATGGGCATCGTGTTGATCACGCACGACCTGGGCGTGGTGGCGGAATGCTGCGACCGCGTGGCGGTGATGTACGCCGGCCGCAAGGTCGAGGAAGCGCCGGTCACCGAACTGTTCGACCGCCCCTTGCATCCGTACACCCGCGCGCTGATGGGGTCGATGCCGTCCATGAACGCCTCGACGCAACGCCTGGCCGAAATTCCCGGCATGGTGCCCGCGCCCAGCGAACTGGGCAATGGCTGTCGCTTTGCACCGCGCTGCACGTACGCCACGCCGCGTTGCCACGTTGAAGCGCCCGAGCTATCCACGCATGGCGTCGACCATGTGGTGGCGTGCCATGAAGTGGCGCGCGTGGCGGCGCAACCCGGCCTGCTGGCCGCGACTTCCGTGGCGCCCGGCGCCACCCTGACCGGAGTTCAAGCATGA
- a CDS encoding ABC transporter permease, producing MSENLISPNVPTAPAAPILLHEALTASGRRWRWVRKHPTLIIGLVLLLIVAGLSIAAPWIATHNPITINPLQRLKPPSAQHYFGTDAMGRDVFSRVVWGGRVSLVVAIVVALVASVIGVVLGLLAGFVRWADAIIMRIMDGMMAIPDILLAIALMAVIRASLTTVIIAIAIPQVPRVVRLVRSLALTLREQLYVEAAHAIGTRLPVILRRHVLPNMVTPLVVQATFIAATAVLTEAVLSFLGVGVPAQVPSWGNMMADARNYVAVAFYTILYPGILLAITVLAINLMGDGLRDALDPRLTNQR from the coding sequence ATGTCAGAAAATTTGATTTCCCCCAACGTGCCCACCGCGCCCGCTGCGCCCATCCTGCTGCACGAGGCCCTGACGGCCAGCGGCCGGCGCTGGCGCTGGGTGCGCAAGCATCCCACGCTGATCATCGGCCTGGTGCTGCTGCTGATCGTGGCGGGCCTGTCGATTGCCGCGCCGTGGATCGCCACGCACAACCCCATCACCATCAACCCCTTGCAGCGCCTGAAGCCGCCTTCGGCCCAGCATTACTTCGGCACCGACGCGATGGGCCGCGACGTGTTCAGCCGCGTGGTCTGGGGCGGGCGCGTGTCGCTGGTCGTGGCCATCGTGGTGGCGCTGGTGGCCAGCGTGATCGGCGTGGTGCTGGGCCTGCTGGCCGGCTTCGTGCGCTGGGCCGACGCCATCATCATGCGCATCATGGACGGCATGATGGCCATTCCCGACATCCTGCTGGCCATTGCGCTGATGGCCGTCATCCGCGCCAGCCTGACCACGGTCATCATCGCCATCGCGATTCCGCAGGTGCCGCGCGTGGTGCGGCTGGTGCGCTCGCTGGCCTTGACCTTGCGCGAGCAACTGTACGTCGAGGCGGCGCATGCCATCGGCACGCGCCTGCCCGTCATCCTGCGCCGGCATGTGCTGCCCAACATGGTGACGCCGCTGGTGGTGCAGGCAACCTTCATCGCCGCTACCGCCGTGCTGACGGAAGCCGTGCTGTCGTTCCTGGGCGTCGGCGTGCCGGCCCAGGTGCCCAGCTGGGGCAACATGATGGCCGACGCGCGCAACTACGTGGCCGTGGCTTTCTACACCATTCTTTACCCCGGCATTCTGCTGGCCATCACCGTGCTGGCCATCAACCTGATGGGCGACGGGCTGCGCGATGCGCTGGACCCGCGCCTGACCAACCAACGCTAG
- a CDS encoding ABC transporter permease → MGYIIRRVLAIVPVMAVVAVIVFLLIHLSPGDPAALIAGDFATAEDIAKLHTALGLDEPLWRQFGLWAAKLMQGDLGTSIFTQVPVTQLLSQRVEPTLSIAAITMLVSILVAVPLGVLAAYRAGTWIDRLVMLFSVLAFSLPVFLVGYLLIYGFAVKLQWLPVQGYVSLSSGVGPWLRNLTLPCINLALVYIALITRMTRATVVEVLHEDYIRTARAKGLAVLPVLEHALRNAAIPIATTVGVGIALLIGGVVVTETVFAIPGIGRLVIDAVQHHDYPVIQSVLLISAGAYVLINLLIDLSYRLFDPRIRY, encoded by the coding sequence ATGGGTTACATCATTCGGCGCGTGCTTGCCATCGTGCCCGTCATGGCGGTGGTGGCAGTGATCGTGTTCCTGCTGATCCACCTGTCGCCCGGCGACCCGGCGGCGTTGATCGCCGGGGACTTCGCCACGGCCGAGGACATCGCCAAGCTGCATACGGCGCTGGGCCTGGACGAGCCCTTGTGGCGGCAGTTCGGCCTGTGGGCCGCCAAGCTGATGCAAGGCGACCTGGGCACGTCGATCTTCACGCAAGTGCCCGTGACGCAGTTGCTGTCGCAGCGGGTGGAGCCCACCTTGTCGATCGCCGCCATCACCATGCTGGTATCGATCCTGGTGGCGGTGCCGCTGGGCGTGTTGGCGGCATATCGCGCCGGCACCTGGATCGATCGCCTGGTCATGCTGTTTTCGGTGCTGGCGTTTTCGTTGCCGGTGTTCCTGGTGGGCTATCTGCTGATCTACGGCTTTGCGGTCAAGCTGCAATGGCTGCCGGTGCAGGGCTATGTCAGCCTGTCCAGCGGCGTGGGGCCATGGCTGCGCAACCTGACCTTGCCGTGTATCAACCTGGCGCTGGTGTACATCGCGCTGATCACGCGGATGACGCGGGCCACCGTTGTCGAAGTGCTGCACGAAGACTACATCCGCACGGCGCGCGCCAAGGGCCTGGCGGTGTTGCCGGTGCTGGAACATGCGTTGCGCAACGCCGCCATTCCCATCGCCACCACGGTGGGCGTGGGCATCGCCTTGCTGATCGGCGGAGTGGTCGTCACCGAGACCGTGTTCGCCATTCCGGGCATCGGCCGGCTGGTGATCGACGCCGTCCAGCACCATGACTACCCGGTCATCCAGAGCGTGCTGCTGATTTCGGCGGGCGCCTACGTGCTGATCAATCTGTTGATCGACCTCAGCTACCGGCTGTTCGATCCGCGTATCCGTTATTGA
- a CDS encoding ABC transporter substrate-binding protein, whose protein sequence is MKNRLLCLISTATLGLACTLGAVPASAQPAKTLRIVPHADLKVLDPTFTTAYITRNFGYMVYDTLFAMDTHSKPQPQMVEKYEASDDKKTWTFTLLPGLKFSDGQPVTTDDVIASLQRWSARDNIGQAITRAGGKWEALDASRFKLTLNQPFDLVLDGLAKVSSYPAFILPKRLASQPATKPLTEVVGSGPYVFKRDEWVPGSKIVFEKNPHYLGPKMAADGLAGDKTPHIPRVEWRVLPDSNSATAALTNGEVDMIEQAPADYIDALRANKNVKIGVLERAQGYIILNQSMPPFDNPKARQAVAHLVDQDKFTAAMGYPDDLRMKYCATVFICGGPNDSTAGAAPYAKPDPALAKKLLAEAGYKGEKLVILLPTDLAYLNSATLVAIQALQDIGVNLDIQSMDWATLTARRARKETLDKGGWNIFLSAASEFNVDSPISNTYLGAVCGNSLPGWPCDKKLDELREQWIAATSSDERKRVLDLFQERAYEVFPAISIGQYSRAFAAHNSLKNTDKIWSLPNLWVLDK, encoded by the coding sequence ATGAAAAACCGCCTGCTTTGCCTGATCTCGACCGCCACGCTGGGCCTGGCCTGCACCCTGGGCGCCGTGCCCGCAAGCGCGCAGCCGGCCAAGACCCTGCGTATTGTGCCGCACGCCGACCTGAAGGTGCTGGACCCGACCTTCACCACCGCCTACATCACGCGCAACTTCGGCTACATGGTGTACGACACGCTGTTTGCGATGGACACACACAGCAAGCCGCAGCCGCAGATGGTCGAAAAATACGAGGCCAGCGACGACAAGAAGACGTGGACGTTCACGCTCTTGCCCGGCCTGAAATTCAGCGACGGCCAGCCCGTGACGACGGACGATGTGATTGCATCGCTGCAACGCTGGTCCGCGCGCGACAACATCGGTCAAGCCATCACACGCGCTGGCGGCAAGTGGGAAGCGCTGGACGCCAGCCGCTTCAAGCTGACGCTGAACCAGCCGTTTGACCTGGTGCTGGACGGATTGGCCAAGGTGTCCAGCTACCCCGCCTTCATCCTGCCCAAGCGGCTGGCGTCGCAGCCGGCAACCAAGCCGCTGACCGAAGTCGTGGGCTCCGGCCCTTACGTGTTCAAGCGCGATGAATGGGTGCCGGGCAGCAAGATCGTGTTCGAAAAGAACCCGCACTACCTGGGTCCGAAGATGGCGGCCGACGGCCTGGCGGGCGACAAGACGCCGCATATTCCGCGCGTGGAATGGCGTGTGCTGCCGGACTCCAACAGCGCCACCGCCGCGCTGACCAACGGCGAAGTCGACATGATCGAGCAAGCGCCCGCCGACTACATCGACGCGCTGCGCGCCAACAAGAACGTCAAGATCGGCGTGCTGGAACGCGCGCAGGGCTACATCATCCTGAACCAGTCGATGCCGCCGTTTGATAACCCGAAGGCGCGTCAGGCGGTGGCGCATCTGGTGGATCAGGACAAGTTCACGGCTGCCATGGGCTACCCGGACGACCTGCGCATGAAGTACTGCGCCACGGTCTTCATCTGCGGCGGTCCCAACGACAGCACGGCGGGCGCCGCGCCTTACGCCAAGCCGGACCCGGCGCTGGCCAAGAAGCTGTTGGCCGAAGCCGGCTACAAGGGCGAAAAACTGGTCATCCTGTTGCCGACCGACCTGGCCTATCTGAATTCCGCAACGCTGGTTGCCATCCAGGCCTTGCAGGACATCGGTGTCAATCTGGACATCCAGTCGATGGATTGGGCCACGCTGACCGCACGCCGTGCGCGCAAGGAAACGCTGGACAAGGGCGGCTGGAACATCTTCCTGTCGGCCGCGTCCGAGTTCAACGTGGACTCGCCCATCAGCAATACGTATCTGGGCGCCGTGTGCGGCAACAGCCTGCCGGGCTGGCCGTGCGACAAGAAGCTGGACGAACTGCGCGAACAGTGGATTGCCGCCACCAGTTCGGACGAGCGCAAGCGCGTGCTCGATCTGTTCCAGGAGCGCGCCTACGAGGTCTTTCCCGCCATTTCCATCGGCCAGTATTCGCGGGCGTTTGCCGCGCATAACAGCCTGAAGAACACGGACAAGATCTGGAGCCTGCCGAACCTCTGGGTGCTGGACAAGTAA
- a CDS encoding M81 family metallopeptidase — translation MKVFCAGLGTETNTFAPMPTSLAAFQERDYYPAGTHPDSVTFAGAPLFVARLQGRDAGWTLVDGLVASAQPGGITTRAAYETLRDQILADLRAAMPVDMVLLGLHGAMVADGYDDCEGDILRRVRELVGPDVTVGAELDPHAHLTPLMVEQATVLVLFKEYPHTDIRERAEDLLALCLDAHAGRTRPVAALVDCHMIVPMHTTREPARGFVSRIKALEGRDGILSISAAQGFATGDVPEMGTKVLVYADGDAAAAQTLARALADELIGMREQLMVPYRSVDEALDEALAFDGGPVVLADRPDNPGSGAPGDATFVLQRVLERGVSNVALGPMWDPVAARIAFDAGVGAELDLRIGGKVGPLSGDPIDLRCTVLAVKADLVMTGLSGAPAPMGDCVLVQAQGVQIVLTSVRNQAINMDLFTQLGCDLSACKIVVVKSAQHFHASFSKVARHIIYVGGKGVATPDWKTLTYRNIRLPKWPL, via the coding sequence ATGAAGGTCTTCTGCGCCGGTCTGGGCACCGAGACCAATACCTTCGCACCCATGCCCACCAGCCTTGCGGCCTTTCAGGAACGCGACTACTACCCGGCCGGCACGCATCCCGATTCCGTCACCTTCGCCGGTGCGCCGCTCTTCGTGGCGCGCCTGCAAGGCCGCGACGCAGGCTGGACGCTGGTGGACGGCCTGGTGGCTTCCGCGCAGCCCGGCGGCATCACCACGCGCGCCGCCTACGAAACCTTGCGCGACCAGATCCTGGCCGACCTGCGCGCCGCGATGCCGGTGGACATGGTGCTGCTGGGCTTGCACGGCGCGATGGTGGCCGATGGCTATGACGATTGCGAAGGCGACATCCTGCGCCGTGTGCGTGAACTGGTCGGCCCCGACGTAACGGTGGGCGCCGAGCTGGACCCGCACGCGCACCTGACGCCGCTGATGGTGGAACAGGCCACGGTACTGGTGCTGTTCAAGGAATACCCGCACACCGATATCCGCGAACGCGCCGAAGACCTGCTGGCCCTGTGCCTGGACGCGCACGCGGGCCGCACGCGTCCCGTGGCGGCGCTGGTCGATTGCCACATGATCGTGCCCATGCACACCACGCGTGAACCGGCGCGCGGCTTTGTCAGCCGTATCAAGGCGCTGGAAGGGCGCGACGGCATTCTGTCGATATCGGCCGCGCAGGGCTTCGCCACGGGCGACGTGCCCGAGATGGGCACCAAGGTGCTGGTCTATGCCGATGGCGACGCCGCCGCCGCGCAGACGCTTGCACGCGCGCTTGCCGATGAACTGATCGGCATGCGCGAACAACTGATGGTGCCGTACCGCAGCGTGGACGAAGCGCTGGACGAAGCCTTGGCGTTCGACGGCGGCCCGGTGGTGTTGGCCGACCGCCCCGACAACCCCGGCAGCGGCGCGCCCGGTGACGCCACCTTCGTACTGCAACGCGTGCTTGAGCGCGGCGTAAGCAATGTGGCGCTGGGCCCGATGTGGGACCCGGTGGCGGCGCGCATCGCCTTCGATGCGGGCGTGGGCGCCGAACTTGACCTGCGTATCGGCGGCAAGGTCGGCCCCTTGTCAGGCGACCCGATCGACCTGCGTTGCACCGTGCTTGCCGTGAAGGCGGACCTGGTGATGACCGGCCTGTCCGGCGCACCGGCGCCGATGGGCGACTGCGTATTGGTGCAGGCCCAGGGCGTACAGATCGTGCTGACTTCCGTGCGTAACCAGGCCATCAACATGGACCTGTTCACCCAGCTGGGCTGTGACCTATCGGCCTGCAAGATCGTGGTGGTCAAGTCCGCGCAGCATTTCCACGCCTCGTTTTCAAAGGTCGCGCGCCACATCATCTATGTGGGTGGCAAGGGCGTGGCGACGCCGGATTGGAAGACGCTGACGTATCGCAACATCCGGCTGCCGAAGTGGCCGCTTTAA
- a CDS encoding D-amino acid dehydrogenase: MRVCVIGAGVVGVTTAHLLARAGHAVVLVDERAEPALGSSFANGGQLSYSYVAPLAGPGALADMPGWLFRRDSPLRLRYRFDVSQWLWLAGFLRACRASVSRASTAQLLSLSYLSRDTLHAMLAEAPMDFGLSKTGKLIVYRDAGQLDKAASLVRYQATHGTDQRVLSRDETLAAEPALAGMGARIAGAVYTPSEETADCHRFTDTLFQRLRRHANVSVHMNTRVQRLRREGGRIVAAQTDAGDLQADAFVVASGIGSRPLLAALGQRVPLYPLKGYSLSVPITADTADVPAISVTDYERRIVYARLGNVLRIAAMVDIGAKHGEVDASRMATLRHQVKEAFPRLDLSRAQAWAGVRPATPTSKPLIGKSRAAGNLWLNIGQGALGFTLACGSAALLTAQMNGEPVPINAAPFQP; encoded by the coding sequence ATGCGGGTATGCGTAATTGGGGCGGGCGTGGTCGGCGTTACGACGGCGCACCTGTTGGCGCGGGCGGGACACGCGGTGGTTTTGGTGGACGAACGGGCAGAGCCCGCGCTGGGCAGCAGCTTCGCCAACGGCGGGCAGCTCAGCTATAGCTATGTGGCGCCGTTGGCGGGACCGGGCGCGTTGGCCGACATGCCGGGCTGGCTGTTCCGACGCGATTCGCCGCTGCGCCTGCGCTACCGCTTCGACGTTTCGCAATGGTTGTGGCTGGCGGGATTTTTGCGCGCGTGCCGCGCCTCGGTGTCGCGCGCGTCCACCGCCCAATTGCTGTCCCTGTCCTACCTCAGCCGCGACACGCTGCACGCGATGCTGGCGGAGGCGCCCATGGATTTCGGCCTGTCAAAAACCGGAAAGCTGATTGTGTACCGCGATGCCGGGCAACTGGACAAGGCCGCGTCGCTGGTGCGTTACCAGGCGACTCACGGCACCGACCAGCGCGTGCTGTCACGCGACGAAACGCTGGCGGCGGAACCGGCGCTGGCCGGCATGGGCGCGCGCATCGCCGGCGCCGTCTACACGCCCAGCGAAGAAACCGCCGACTGCCATCGCTTTACCGACACCCTGTTTCAGCGGCTGCGGCGCCACGCCAACGTCAGCGTCCACATGAACACGCGCGTGCAACGGCTGCGGCGCGAAGGCGGCCGCATCGTCGCGGCGCAGACGGATGCCGGCGACCTGCAAGCGGATGCGTTCGTGGTGGCCTCGGGCATCGGCAGCCGACCGCTGCTGGCGGCATTGGGCCAACGCGTGCCCTTGTATCCCTTGAAGGGCTATAGCCTGAGCGTGCCGATTACGGCGGACACCGCCGATGTTCCCGCCATCAGCGTGACCGATTACGAACGGCGCATCGTCTACGCGCGCCTGGGCAATGTGCTGCGCATTGCGGCCATGGTCGACATCGGCGCCAAGCATGGCGAGGTTGACGCGTCGCGGATGGCGACGTTGCGGCATCAGGTCAAGGAAGCCTTTCCGCGCCTGGACCTGTCGCGCGCGCAGGCCTGGGCGGGCGTGCGGCCGGCCACGCCGACCAGCAAGCCGCTGATCGGCAAAAGCCGCGCGGCCGGCAACCTGTGGCTGAACATCGGCCAGGGCGCTTTAGGGTTCACGCTTGCCTGTGGCAGCGCCGCCTTGCTGACCGCGCAAATGAACGGCGAACCCGTGCCGATCAACGCCGCGCCCTTTCAACCGTAG
- a CDS encoding M81 family metallopeptidase encodes MRIFTGALATETNTFSPLPTGLAAFTSREYLRAGTHPDHMTFYGGPLWVARQRAAQQGWTVIEGLVASAQPGGTTTRAAYETLRDELLADLRAALPVDMVLLGLHGAMVADGYDDCEGDILRRVRELVGPDVTVGAELDPHAHLTPLMVEQATVLVLFKEYPHVDVYERACELVDLCHAAHQRRQHPVAALVDCDMVVPMHTTREPARGFVSRIKALEGRDGILSVSVAQGFATGDVPEMGTKVLVYADGDAAAAKTLARTLADELIGMREQLMVPYRGVDEALDEALAFGEGPVVLADRSDNPGSGAAGDSTYLLARMRERGIRNAALGPMWDPVAARIAFDAGVGAELDLRIGGKVGPLSGAPVDARCRVVATHADMFMTGNSGTRIALGDCALVDAGGILIALVSLRTQAYHTDLFTQLGCDLTAQRLIVVKSAHHFHAQYAPLARAVVYVAAPGSASPDWRSLPYRKIRLPKWPIG; translated from the coding sequence ATGCGTATCTTCACCGGCGCTCTCGCCACCGAGACCAACACGTTTTCCCCTTTGCCCACCGGCCTGGCCGCGTTCACGTCGCGCGAGTATCTGCGCGCGGGCACCCACCCCGATCACATGACGTTTTACGGCGGGCCGCTGTGGGTTGCGCGACAGCGCGCCGCGCAACAGGGCTGGACGGTGATCGAGGGCCTGGTGGCCTCGGCGCAACCGGGCGGCACCACCACGCGAGCCGCCTACGAGACATTGCGCGACGAACTGCTGGCTGACCTGCGCGCGGCCTTGCCGGTGGACATGGTGCTGCTGGGCCTGCACGGCGCGATGGTGGCCGACGGCTATGACGATTGCGAAGGCGACATCCTGCGCCGTGTGCGGGAGCTGGTCGGCCCCGACGTAACGGTGGGCGCCGAGCTGGACCCGCACGCGCACCTGACGCCGTTGATGGTGGAGCAGGCGACGGTGCTGGTGCTGTTCAAGGAATACCCACACGTTGACGTCTACGAGCGCGCCTGTGAACTGGTGGACCTGTGCCACGCGGCCCACCAGCGGCGGCAGCATCCCGTTGCCGCGCTGGTCGATTGCGACATGGTCGTGCCGATGCACACCACGCGCGAACCGGCGCGCGGCTTTGTCAGCCGCATCAAGGCGCTGGAAGGGCGCGACGGCATTCTGTCGGTGTCGGTCGCGCAAGGCTTCGCCACGGGCGACGTGCCCGAGATGGGCACCAAGGTCCTGGTCTATGCCGATGGCGACGCCGCCGCCGCGAAGACGCTGGCGCGCACGCTTGCCGATGAACTGATCGGCATGCGCGAACAACTGATGGTGCCGTACCGCGGCGTGGACGAAGCGCTGGACGAAGCCTTGGCGTTTGGCGAGGGTCCCGTTGTGCTGGCCGACCGGTCCGACAACCCGGGCAGCGGCGCGGCCGGAGACTCCACCTATCTGCTGGCGCGCATGCGGGAACGCGGCATCCGCAACGCGGCGCTGGGCCCGATGTGGGACCCGGTGGCCGCCCGCATCGCCTTCGATGCGGGCGTGGGCGCCGAACTTGACCTGCGCATCGGCGGCAAGGTCGGCCCGCTGTCGGGCGCGCCCGTGGACGCGCGTTGCCGCGTTGTGGCAACCCACGCCGATATGTTCATGACGGGCAATTCCGGCACGCGCATCGCGCTGGGCGACTGCGCGCTGGTCGATGCCGGCGGCATCCTGATTGCATTGGTGTCACTGCGCACACAGGCCTATCACACAGACCTGTTCACGCAGTTGGGGTGCGACCTGACGGCGCAACGGCTGATCGTGGTGAAGTCGGCCCATCACTTCCATGCGCAGTACGCGCCCTTGGCGCGCGCCGTGGTGTACGTGGCCGCCCCCGGCTCGGCCAGCCCCGACTGGCGCAGCCTGCCGTACCGCAAGATACGGCTGCCCAAATGGCCGATCGGGTGA
- a CDS encoding IclR family transcriptional regulator, which translates to MENDADGAEDGVVAVRRAMRILEAFGVDDAHLTLAELSRRTGCHRSTVLRLARTLAMDDYLAQRPDGTWRLARAAGWLGACYQATFNVQELVQPVLRELSGATGESATFYVREGNQRICMARVEGPKSIRHHVRVGAALPLNLGSPGRVLLAFSGEAGDEYEAVRRAGYMISLGERDAEVSSISAPVYGINWTLLGAICISGPISRLNEAVLLGHKEAILSTASRLSRSMMGARQGGAG; encoded by the coding sequence ATAGAAAATGACGCCGACGGCGCCGAAGACGGCGTGGTCGCCGTCCGGCGCGCCATGCGCATCCTGGAGGCCTTCGGTGTGGACGACGCCCACCTGACGCTGGCTGAACTCAGCCGCCGCACGGGCTGCCATCGGTCCACCGTGCTGCGCCTGGCGCGCACCCTGGCCATGGACGACTACCTGGCCCAGCGGCCGGACGGCACGTGGCGCCTGGCGCGCGCGGCCGGTTGGCTGGGCGCGTGCTACCAGGCCACGTTCAACGTGCAGGAATTGGTGCAGCCCGTGCTGCGCGAGCTGTCCGGCGCCACAGGGGAAAGCGCAACGTTCTATGTGCGCGAAGGCAATCAGCGGATTTGCATGGCGCGCGTCGAAGGCCCGAAGTCCATCCGCCACCACGTGCGGGTGGGCGCGGCGCTGCCCTTGAACCTGGGCAGCCCGGGCCGCGTGCTGCTGGCGTTTTCAGGCGAGGCGGGCGACGAGTACGAGGCCGTACGACGTGCCGGCTACATGATTTCGCTGGGCGAGCGCGACGCCGAAGTCTCCAGCATTTCGGCGCCGGTCTACGGCATCAACTGGACCTTGCTGGGCGCGATCTGCATCTCTGGCCCGATCTCACGCTTGAACGAAGCGGTGCTGCTGGGCCATAAAGAAGCCATTCTTTCAACGGCCAGCCGGCTGTCGCGGTCAATGATGGGCGCGCGGCAAGGCGGCGCGGGTTAG
- a CDS encoding tripartite tricarboxylate transporter substrate binding protein has translation MKVIARVLSGLALVCVAGISAAQGYPDKPIRLIVPFPPGGGTDVLAREAALKVAKNTGWNIVTENRPGSGGNIGVDAVAKSAADGYSLVLGQTSNLAINPTLYAKLPYDPETDLSAIGLIADAPLVLVVPANSPLKSFKDMIAAARAKPEALNYASSGNGTVAHLAAVQLQNAADIKLTHVPYKGAAQASNDLIGGQIDMYLSSVPTLIGHVRNGKMRALAVTSAQRVPDMPDVPTIAESGYPGFEAVTWFGLAAPAGVPQDIVQRLNAEFNKALQAQDLSTKYQEQGARVLTSTPEQFAKLIHDDRIRWGKIVKDSGARVE, from the coding sequence ATGAAAGTGATTGCGCGCGTGTTGTCGGGCTTGGCCCTCGTTTGCGTGGCGGGCATCAGCGCCGCCCAGGGCTACCCCGACAAACCCATCCGCCTGATCGTGCCCTTCCCTCCGGGCGGCGGCACCGACGTGCTGGCCCGCGAAGCGGCGCTGAAGGTGGCAAAGAACACCGGCTGGAACATCGTCACGGAAAACCGCCCGGGGTCCGGCGGCAATATCGGCGTGGACGCCGTGGCGAAGTCGGCGGCGGACGGCTATTCGCTGGTGCTGGGGCAGACCAGCAACCTGGCCATCAACCCCACGCTGTACGCCAAGCTGCCCTACGACCCGGAAACCGACCTGTCCGCCATCGGCCTGATCGCCGACGCGCCCCTCGTGCTGGTAGTGCCGGCCAATTCGCCGTTGAAATCGTTCAAGGACATGATCGCCGCGGCCCGCGCCAAACCCGAGGCGCTGAACTACGCCAGCTCGGGCAACGGCACCGTGGCCCACCTGGCCGCCGTGCAGTTGCAGAACGCCGCCGACATCAAGCTGACGCACGTGCCGTACAAGGGCGCCGCCCAGGCGTCCAACGACCTGATCGGCGGTCAGATCGACATGTACCTGTCGTCGGTGCCCACGCTGATCGGCCACGTGCGCAACGGCAAGATGCGCGCGCTGGCGGTGACCTCGGCGCAACGCGTGCCCGACATGCCCGACGTGCCGACCATTGCCGAAAGCGGCTACCCCGGCTTCGAGGCCGTGACGTGGTTCGGCCTGGCCGCGCCGGCCGGCGTGCCGCAGGACATCGTGCAGCGTCTGAACGCGGAATTCAACAAGGCGCTGCAAGCGCAGGACCTCAGTACGAAGTACCAGGAACAAGGCGCGCGCGTGCTGACCAGCACGCCTGAACAATTCGCCAAGCTGATCCATGACGACCGCATCCGCTGGGGAAAGATCGTGAAGGACTCGGGCGCCCGCGTCGAATGA